A genome region from Microplitis mediator isolate UGA2020A chromosome 4, iyMicMedi2.1, whole genome shotgun sequence includes the following:
- the LOC130666450 gene encoding uncharacterized protein LOC130666450, whose translation MANKLPIYKRRSYLKFVELAFAIMVIIFQWRTNYNDMYTGWLCSGAAIGYLINISGLIIAALMEKPIHRRIDIYFSVVGCILFTIVSFMVLGESRNIDQVVKGCFCVGQSILFLIDIVITYRAEE comes from the exons atg gCCAATAAACTCCCGATTTACAAAAGACGCAGTTACTTAAAATTCGTCGAACtg GCATTTGctattatggtaataatatTCCAATGGCGTACAAACTATAACGACATGTATACAGGTTGGTTGTGTTCGGGTGCAGCTATtggatatttaattaatataagtgGTCTAATAATTGCTGCATTAATGGAGAAACCAATACATCGACGTAtt GACATTTATTTCAGTGTAGTGGGATGTATTCTGTTCACTATTGTTTCATTCATGGTGCTTGGAGAATCCCGAAATATTGATCAAGTGGTCAAAGGATGTTTCTGTGTCGGTCaatctattttatttctcaTCGACATAGTTATTACTTACCGAGCTGAAGAATAA
- the LOC130666447 gene encoding THO complex subunit 7 homolog, whose product MSDEEVIRRRLLVDGDGIGDDRRINMLLKSFIKWANNPEVDNTLHERILATLAQCEFAQKKSRLVSTMSQDELKNYEKLSKDIEVEIEQAKRDIETTKAELQEAKQIRKNRIEYDVLAKVINEQPDRKETNLKLETLKQELGFLKEKSEQLEHKLEMRRKQFHVLISSIHSLQEMLDESDEEIMDVSLENYEDTDVPMQVS is encoded by the exons atgtctgaTGAAGAAGTAATAAGACGACGTCTACTTGTAGACGGTGATGGTATTGGTGACGATAGACGTATAAATAtgttattaaaatcatttattaaatgggCAAATAATCCCGAAGTTGATAATACTCTACATGAACGTATTTTGGCTACACTTGCACAGTGTGAATTTGCACAGAAAAAATCTCGTCTTGTTTCAACTATGAGTCAGgatgagttaaaaaattatgaaaaattgtcaaaagatattgaagtTGAAATAGAACAAGCTAAACGTGATATTGAAACTACCAAAGCTGAATTACAAGAAGCCAAACAGATACGTAAGAATAGAATTGAGTATGACGTCCTTGCCAAAGTTATCAATGAACAGCCAGACAGAAAGGAgactaatttaaaattggaGACTTTAAAACAAGAACTTGGATTTTTAAAg GAAAAATCAGAACAGCTGGAACATAAATTAGAAATGCGAAGAAAACAATTCCATGTATTAATATCATCAATACATTCATTGCAAGAGATGTTAGATGAATCCGATGAAGAGATAATGGATGTCAGTCTCGAAAATTATGAAGATACGGATGTGCCTATGCAagtatcataa
- the LOC130666487 gene encoding uncharacterized protein LOC130666487: MACCPSISIIKILQFIVVCCIFGLDIHTKSYLEPKNGINGTLLNELVDEISNDNITIPYLNININAQSIPTEYISTGTVVAYLIIIFVSFISGLFTAPISRLANVTFCIIGAFLFVVSGSLLINDFRSISFESIKQIDYKKLLEDLRNFNLARGPLCILAACLLLLDALCSFLPC, translated from the exons ATGGCTTGTTGTCCATCAATTtctatcataaaaatattacaattt ATAGTTGTATGTTGTATTTTTGGTCTCGATATCCATACAAAAAGTTATTTAGAGCCTAAAAATGGTATAAATGGTACTCTTTTAAATGAATTAGTTGATGAAATTTCCAATGACAACATAACAATtccttatttaaatattaatataaatgctCAATCAATACCAACGGAGTATATTTCAACCGGTACAGTTGTCgcatatttgattattatattcGTATCATTTATCAGCGGCTTATTCACAGCACCTATTAGTAGACTCGCT AATGTCACCTTTTGTATAATTGGAGCTTTTCTTTTTGTCGTATCTGGATCTCTGCTTATCAACGATTTCCGTTCCATCAGTTTTGAAAGTATTAAACAgatagattataaaaaattattagaagatttacgtaattttaatcTTGCAAGAGGACCATTATGTATTTTAGCAGCATGTTTACTTCTCCTTGATGCTCTTTGCAGTTTTCTaccttgttaa
- the LOC130666449 gene encoding uncharacterized protein LOC130666449, with amino-acid sequence MGCPSISIIKILQLIVVCCVLGLDVLTKNYLKPKNSSNILNDLVSEAQNNTLTIPYLNIKINAESIPTQYIATGTVVAYLIIIFVSLISGTFASPLTRLTNVTFCLIGTFLFLLSGSLLINDFRVITFESIKTSFEKSLQDARSFNIAKGSLCILESCLLLLDALSSFFLFL; translated from the exons ATGGGCTGTCCATCAATTtcaatcattaaaattttacaactc ATAGTTGTATGTTGTGTTTTGGGTCTTGAcgtattaacaaaaaattacttaaagcCCAAGAACAGcagtaatattttaaatgacttAGTTAGTGAAGCACAAAACAATACATTAACAATtccttatttaaatatcaaaataaatgcTGAATCAATACCAACGCAGTATATTGCGACTGGTACAGTTGTcgcatatttaattattatatttgtatCACTTATCAGTGGTACATTTGCATCACCTCTTACTAGACTCACC aaTGTTACCTTTTGTCTCATTGGaacttttctttttctcttaTCTGGATCACTACTCATAAATGATTTTCGTGTTATCACTTTTGAAAGTATTAAGAcaagttttgaaaaatcattaCAAGACGCACGTAGTTTTAATATTGCTAAAGGATCACTATGTATTTTAGAATCATGTTTACTTCTTCTTGATGCTCTATCAagtttctttctttttttataa